The Desulfonatronovibrio hydrogenovorans DSM 9292 genome includes a window with the following:
- a CDS encoding helix-turn-helix domain-containing protein: MKDYQKNGCTSGCISGDMNCNQDSFASRLIFLREKAGMTQGKLAQKTGLSKTTIQNYEGGKIPKGDNLIALSQALGCSVDWLLTGKGFESNLEQAVADQSPKKTREAQTQSDQDINMLHDFAAWTCKSQNNKSTDEKPQKDKANHEHSEYMEKTSTVLRSETVYSEALKSNIDAFYQSVILEDQLDEMQKRQENFQDNLEHILGMLQEIRQENQAIREENSQLRRQLQDPDDDESGSKAANSD; encoded by the coding sequence ATGAAAGATTACCAAAAAAACGGTTGCACTTCCGGTTGCATTTCAGGGGACATGAACTGCAACCAAGATTCGTTTGCCAGCAGGCTAATTTTTCTGAGAGAAAAAGCAGGAATGACACAAGGTAAGTTAGCCCAAAAAACCGGACTGTCTAAAACAACTATCCAAAACTATGAGGGTGGTAAGATTCCAAAAGGTGACAATCTGATTGCTCTGTCTCAAGCGTTGGGCTGTTCCGTTGACTGGCTGCTGACTGGTAAGGGGTTTGAGTCGAACCTGGAGCAGGCCGTGGCGGATCAGAGTCCAAAGAAGACACGGGAAGCACAGACGCAGTCCGATCAAGACATTAATATGTTGCATGACTTTGCAGCGTGGACGTGCAAATCCCAAAACAATAAATCGACGGACGAAAAGCCTCAAAAAGATAAGGCCAACCATGAACATTCAGAGTATATGGAAAAAACATCAACGGTGCTTCGTTCTGAGACTGTCTACTCTGAGGCACTAAAGAGCAATATCGATGCGTTCTATCAGTCGGTGATCCTTGAGGATCAGCTTGATGAGATGCAAAAGCGGCAGGAGAATTTTCAGGACAACCTGGAGCATATACTCGGTATGCTCCAGGAGATACGGCAGGAGAATCAAGCTATCAGGGAGGAGAACAGCCAGCTCCGGCGTCAGCTTCAAGATCCGGATGATGATGAGTCCGGCAGCAAGGCTGCGAACTCGGATTGA
- a CDS encoding DDE-type integrase/transposase/recombinase has protein sequence MKEHYTAQELSELLNITRQAVQKRAKKEAWKTTKDGRKRPYLAETLPPDIKKKITLAQVEHAARTTPAHPPSEVNPMPVPPRDIQRTGLDRYSVVMAWRMYIQAAGHGKKGEATQAFLLAYHSGQEVPEVFPRLGRISEKSIYRWDKQLRENRDDYLILCTQKGKWLQNEEPAQGQLSKKQAETFLQLWLNANKPSIRLACTAATNILKKQEEEPPSYTTFYRFATRWKKENANIYTLMRNGEKALKDKIISYITRDPGLLQVGDVLVADGHKLNFLIRHPQTGKPCRMQLIMFYDWASRWPAGWQLMPTEDTVAIHAAFRHACMNLGKYPLAVLLDNGKAFKAKIFTKTAPDLREFQGLYARLGVEPYFAAPYNARAKVVERFFGTFNEQFERLVPSYTGSSIGDKPAWMLRNETFHQQLHKEDHQDWVPDIREAAHIINTYIMWYGDQPHSGMNGRKPGDVFVSGRGPGIDPAELNYHFLWTEMKKPRNCRITLWGIDYESDCLLSIGHKIEVKYDTADLSRVLFYKGGRFLGEGLPVRALSPLARLFGDKVGMQEVKAQLKRQKNLIKKTQDGARAILGKDSQAMVEALPWTRKEAVARPELPELEHGQPVRAIEAEPMTEAERTRLEKIQAEAIQEMEQEEWAPERPRFFRSDWERYEWCLRHSLEYGCRLNPEDQIFMSDFRNSPEWPDYAQRAEDLELVLGLLQQKEASN, from the coding sequence ATGAAAGAGCACTACACCGCCCAGGAGCTTTCGGAGCTATTAAACATCACACGCCAAGCAGTGCAGAAAAGAGCCAAAAAGGAAGCCTGGAAAACAACTAAGGACGGACGTAAACGGCCGTATCTGGCTGAAACTCTCCCCCCGGACATAAAGAAAAAAATCACCCTGGCTCAGGTTGAACACGCTGCCAGGACTACTCCAGCCCACCCGCCAAGCGAAGTCAATCCGATGCCGGTACCGCCTCGGGATATCCAGCGCACCGGTCTGGATCGGTACTCAGTAGTCATGGCCTGGAGAATGTATATCCAGGCAGCCGGACATGGCAAAAAGGGTGAGGCAACCCAGGCTTTTCTGCTGGCCTATCACAGCGGCCAGGAAGTGCCGGAAGTATTCCCCAGGCTGGGCAGAATCAGTGAAAAATCAATCTACCGCTGGGACAAGCAGCTCAGGGAAAACAGGGACGACTACCTTATATTATGTACCCAGAAAGGAAAGTGGCTGCAGAATGAAGAGCCTGCCCAGGGCCAGCTGAGCAAGAAGCAGGCAGAGACATTCCTTCAGTTATGGCTGAATGCCAACAAGCCTTCCATTCGCCTGGCCTGTACTGCAGCAACGAATATCCTGAAAAAGCAGGAGGAAGAGCCTCCATCATACACCACATTTTACCGCTTTGCCACGAGGTGGAAAAAAGAAAACGCCAACATCTACACCTTGATGCGTAACGGGGAAAAGGCCCTGAAAGACAAGATCATCAGCTATATCACTCGTGATCCGGGCCTGCTTCAGGTCGGGGATGTACTGGTGGCTGACGGACACAAGCTGAACTTTCTGATCCGGCACCCCCAGACCGGCAAGCCCTGCCGGATGCAGCTGATCATGTTTTATGACTGGGCATCACGCTGGCCTGCAGGATGGCAGCTCATGCCCACGGAAGATACAGTGGCCATCCATGCGGCCTTTCGGCATGCCTGCATGAATCTGGGCAAATATCCCCTGGCGGTTCTGCTGGACAACGGCAAGGCATTCAAGGCCAAAATCTTCACAAAAACTGCTCCGGACCTGAGAGAGTTCCAGGGCCTGTATGCCCGGCTGGGCGTAGAGCCATACTTTGCAGCCCCATACAATGCCAGGGCTAAAGTTGTGGAACGCTTTTTCGGGACATTTAATGAGCAGTTTGAGCGTTTGGTGCCCTCATACACGGGATCATCCATCGGGGATAAGCCTGCCTGGATGCTCCGGAATGAAACCTTTCACCAGCAGCTGCACAAGGAAGACCACCAGGATTGGGTCCCGGACATCAGAGAAGCAGCCCACATCATCAACACATATATCATGTGGTACGGGGACCAGCCCCATTCCGGCATGAATGGCCGCAAGCCTGGCGATGTGTTCGTATCCGGGCGTGGTCCGGGCATTGATCCGGCAGAACTAAATTATCATTTCCTTTGGACTGAAATGAAAAAGCCCCGCAACTGCAGGATTACCCTGTGGGGCATCGACTACGAATCAGACTGCCTGCTGAGCATCGGCCACAAGATTGAAGTCAAGTATGACACTGCGGATCTGAGCCGGGTGCTTTTCTATAAAGGTGGGCGGTTCCTAGGTGAAGGCCTGCCGGTCAGGGCGCTCAGCCCATTGGCCAGGCTTTTCGGTGATAAGGTTGGAATGCAGGAAGTTAAGGCCCAGCTTAAACGTCAAAAAAATCTGATCAAAAAGACTCAGGACGGAGCCAGGGCCATCCTGGGCAAAGACAGTCAGGCAATGGTTGAGGCCCTGCCCTGGACCAGAAAAGAGGCAGTGGCCAGGCCAGAGTTGCCAGAGTTGGAACATGGCCAGCCGGTCAGGGCTATAGAGGCCGAACCCATGACCGAGGCTGAGCGCACCAGGCTGGAGAAGATCCAGGCTGAGGCAATCCAGGAGATGGAACAGGAAGAATGGGCTCCGGAACGGCCCAGATTCTTCCGGTCAGACTGGGAAAGATATGAATGGTGCCTGAGGCACAGTCTGGAATACGGCTGCAGGCTGAATCCGGAAGATCAGATATTCATGTCTGATTTCAGAAATTCACCGGAATGGCCGGACTATGCCCAGAGGGCTGAGGATCTGGAACTGGTGCTTGGCCTGCTGCAGCAGAAAGAAGCTTCAAATTAA
- a CDS encoding AAA family ATPase, which produces MKNYFLETKNVLAFREAMKVLSDAKKGQPGLGVVWGQAGRGKTECAREYCVKTGAVYVRVMQDWTPRAMLAAICFEVNGSDPSRSDVAKRTIINFLESERLPLLIDEADRLRPALIEHLRDLHDMSGAPVVMVGEEALLPMIESRRRLWSRVTQCVEFGPIEQEDILLFALKAASLKLNPEAAQAVRKRSGGDFRLVWRDVQTLERLARANKLEIIGQDAVESLPSHRQARRVAR; this is translated from the coding sequence TTGAAGAACTATTTTCTGGAGACCAAAAATGTTCTGGCCTTTCGGGAGGCCATGAAAGTGTTGTCAGATGCGAAAAAAGGACAGCCCGGCCTCGGCGTGGTCTGGGGGCAAGCGGGACGTGGTAAGACCGAATGCGCCAGAGAATACTGCGTCAAGACCGGGGCTGTCTATGTCCGAGTAATGCAAGACTGGACACCAAGAGCAATGTTAGCCGCGATCTGCTTTGAGGTCAACGGTTCTGATCCGTCCAGGTCAGATGTGGCCAAGCGAACCATAATCAATTTCCTGGAGTCAGAACGGCTGCCCCTGCTCATAGATGAGGCTGACAGGCTCAGGCCAGCATTGATCGAGCATCTCAGGGATCTGCACGACATGTCCGGGGCTCCGGTGGTCATGGTCGGGGAGGAAGCGCTGTTACCCATGATTGAGTCCAGGCGCAGGCTGTGGAGCCGGGTTACTCAATGTGTTGAGTTCGGTCCAATAGAGCAGGAGGATATCCTGCTGTTTGCCCTGAAAGCGGCCAGCCTCAAGTTAAATCCGGAAGCAGCCCAGGCAGTGCGCAAAAGATCAGGCGGTGATTTTCGCCTGGTCTGGCGTGACGTGCAGACATTGGAGCGCCTGGCCAGAGCAAACAAGCTGGAAATTATCGGGCAGGATGCAGTTGAGTCTCTGCCCAGCCACAGGCAGGCCCGGAGGGTGGCAAGATGA
- a CDS encoding helix-turn-helix domain-containing protein yields the protein MQERRHSEQDKYKVLAVLSRHPGPGRAISMPDLYRAVYGGDPRTRINGTRKLRSLITQLRKEGVAVGSTATRSGGGYYLATAGSDLADYCRRLRSQGLKKLALEAKIRKTTLHKLVGEIQLNLQAEVPHD from the coding sequence ATGCAAGAGCGGCGTCATAGCGAACAAGACAAGTATAAAGTCCTGGCTGTGCTCAGCAGGCATCCCGGGCCTGGCAGAGCTATCTCCATGCCGGACCTGTACCGTGCAGTGTACGGCGGTGATCCCAGGACCAGGATAAACGGCACGCGCAAGCTGCGCTCTCTCATTACTCAGCTAAGAAAAGAGGGGGTGGCTGTGGGATCCACAGCTACCAGGTCCGGCGGTGGGTATTACCTGGCCACTGCCGGATCTGACCTGGCTGATTACTGCCGCAGGCTCAGAAGTCAAGGTCTGAAAAAGCTGGCCCTGGAAGCAAAGATTAGGAAGACGACACTGCACAAGCTTGTGGGCGAGATCCAGCTGAATCTTCAGGCGGAGGTTCCCCATGACTAA
- a CDS encoding host-nuclease inhibitor Gam family protein, with amino-acid sequence MTKDSSKRPVVRGITPVKSRGAAGNSLNVTPQERAEELMEWISAASAELRSAQAEYQEELEGLKAKHQPIINEYNEVLKGMEKELFTLAKKNRKEIFDGADSVHLETGSLFYTCRLMVRKAKTVNVELLKGLEWHDGIRIEESVDWDVIQDWPDERLAAIGTERKKKEDISYELKE; translated from the coding sequence ATGACTAAAGATAGCAGCAAGCGTCCGGTAGTTAGGGGAATCACTCCAGTCAAATCTAGAGGAGCTGCGGGTAACAGCTTAAATGTCACGCCGCAAGAAAGAGCTGAAGAGCTCATGGAATGGATATCCGCCGCCTCAGCCGAGCTGCGCAGCGCCCAGGCCGAATATCAGGAAGAGCTGGAAGGGTTAAAAGCAAAACATCAGCCCATCATTAATGAGTACAATGAAGTGCTTAAGGGTATGGAAAAGGAGCTTTTCACCCTGGCCAAAAAGAACAGGAAAGAGATTTTTGACGGGGCGGATTCGGTCCACCTGGAAACGGGATCTTTGTTCTATACTTGCCGCCTCATGGTTCGCAAGGCCAAGACCGTGAATGTGGAGCTGCTGAAAGGCCTGGAGTGGCATGACGGCATACGGATTGAAGAAAGTGTGGACTGGGACGTGATCCAGGACTGGCCGGATGAGCGCCTGGCAGCCATCGGCACGGAACGGAAGAAAAAGGAGGATATCAGTTATGAGCTCAAAGAATAA
- a CDS encoding helix-turn-helix domain-containing protein, translating into MDAERFLAENTFYCSALKCRMTPAACAETRSRPESHEGGFGYTPLKPHACKSCDWEEMQGAESEWSWGPGLTRNWTAPRAHDEPATNQEVEDVEKSIAEKLKEIRGERTKAEMASLTGVHFTVWGKWEKGESRPNYTNMIKIKEKLGVDLGVHEQEYTAQVARPRTEELKTAGGFAELKPSGPTLHIDFSQIPDGQRLFDKIVNEADEQFRTPAMHAAYLLSIHVQGSSEREDGHA; encoded by the coding sequence GTGGACGCTGAAAGATTCCTGGCTGAGAACACCTTTTACTGCTCAGCGCTTAAGTGCCGGATGACTCCGGCAGCATGTGCAGAAACCAGGAGCAGGCCGGAAAGCCATGAGGGCGGTTTTGGCTATACCCCGCTCAAGCCTCATGCCTGCAAATCGTGTGATTGGGAAGAGATGCAGGGTGCTGAGAGTGAGTGGTCATGGGGGCCAGGCTTGACGAGGAATTGGACTGCTCCCCGCGCCCATGATGAACCGGCAACAAATCAGGAGGTAGAAGACGTGGAAAAGAGCATTGCAGAAAAATTGAAGGAGATCCGAGGGGAACGAACCAAGGCTGAAATGGCCAGCCTGACAGGGGTCCACTTTACTGTTTGGGGCAAATGGGAAAAGGGGGAGTCCAGGCCCAACTATACGAACATGATCAAAATTAAAGAAAAGCTGGGTGTTGACCTGGGCGTCCACGAACAAGAGTACACTGCCCAGGTGGCAAGGCCCAGGACTGAAGAGCTTAAGACTGCAGGCGGTTTTGCAGAGCTTAAACCGTCCGGCCCGACCCTGCACATTGATTTCAGCCAGATCCCGGATGGTCAGCGACTTTTTGATAAGATTGTCAACGAGGCAGATGAGCAGTTCAGAACTCCTGCCATGCACGCGGCGTATCTGTTGTCTATTCATGTTCAGGGTTCGTCTGAAAGGGAGGATGGCCATGCTTAG